A section of the Salmo salar chromosome ssa05, Ssal_v3.1, whole genome shotgun sequence genome encodes:
- the LOC106604859 gene encoding zinc finger protein 3 isoform X1, producing MSEKVQKAFRVQLSSVMDSLLTAAVCEIAKIFEGSLNEQQEELTQKGDEISALMEKLKQAERRLKEGAKGGEDPDNTSGQTVSSVTAISETEVPDWCEPLQSEDSLIPPSKIKKENDWSCVDLRPLSVSLWRIPNIKIEQAEDFDNHLLTALARSPPRKGLAAEWLLNRQLRDLPELSATGSGYSRVSVGRGQGLRKTHGRMLSMFEQENPEPQSNPEPQSNDLSNKYVLSHHTRQGKDSDLQNKHSEGSQGKMSDVVKKVGRRRKHFKMEPDADGQAVISGTDKSFSCKYCGKGFGREFGLSVHMRSHKKVKIKGTYKCPKCPKKFQYPSALSGHTRGSHEKGKPCSSVKEISDSVKYEVKPLSPSRAKPTSCDNKPLSASKAKPISPKDKPVSPNNNAGTPKESGTHPKVYSCYVCHKKYTSAHSLRDHGRIHTGERPYPCNQCGQRFRVKQFLILHLRKAHADVYGGEESSGDLSWTAPVEEPMANSAEQQPAIKSKGEDDLRANGNLKQMTETDGLFQCTVCKMLLNSQISLVQHIRIHTGEKPLSCEVWQKIPLPSRLDQPLEVRPPGEEVLVCEAIRDDGRT from the exons ATGTCGGAGAAGGTGCAGAAGGCCTTCAGGGTGCAGCTGTCCTCTGTCATGGACTCCCTGCTCACTGCTGCCGTGTGTGAGATCGCCAAGATCTTTGAGGGCAGTCTGAATGAGCAGCAGGAGGAGTTGACACAGAAAGGAGACGAGATCTCTGCATTGATGGAGAAGCTGAAGCAGGCAGAGAGGAGGTTGAAGGAGGGAGCAAAAGGAGGAGAGGACCCGGACAATACCTCTGGACAAACAGTCTCTTCCGTGACGGCAATTTCTGAGACAGAAG TACCCGATTGGTGCGAGCCCCTTCAGTCAGAAGATTCCTTAATTCCGCCCTCAAAGATCAAAAAGGAAAATGACTGGTCATGTGTGGACCTGCGACCACTGAGTGTGTCTCTATGGCGCATCCCTAACATCAAAATAGAG CAGGCTGAAGATTTTGATAACCACCTGCTGACGGCCCTAGCCAGGAGTCCTCCACGAAAAG GGTTGGCTGCGGAGTGGTTGTTAAACAGACAGTTAAGAGACTTGCCTGAACTGAGTGCGACCGGGTCAGGGTACAGTCGTGTTTCAGTGGGTCGGGGCCAGGGGCTGAGGAAGACCCATGGTCGTATGCTGAGCATGTTCGAACAAGAAAACCCTGAACCCCAGAGCAACCCGGAACCCCAGAGCAACGACCTATCAAACAAGTATGTCTTAAGTCACCACACAAGACAAGGAAAAGATAGTGACTTACAAAACAAACACAGTGAGGGGAGTCAAGGGAAAATGAGTGACGTAGTGAAGAAGGTAGGAAGGAGAAGAAAGCATTTCAAAATGGAACCTGATGCGGACGGACAAGCGGTAATCAGTGGAACTGACAAGAGTTTCAGCTGCAAATACTGTGGGAAGGGCTTTGGCCGTGAGTTTGGTCTTTCTGTGCACATGAGGTCTCATAAAAAGGTGAAAATCAAGGGAACATACAAATGTCCTAAGTGTCCCAAAAAGTTTCAGTACCCAAGTGCTCTTAGTGGGCACACACGGGGCAGCCACGAGAAGGGGAAACCTTGCTCCAGCGTCAAAGAAATTTCAGACTCAGTCAAGTACGAAGTGAAACCCCTCTCCCCCAGCAGAGCCAAGCCTACTTCCTGCGACAACAAACCTCTCTCTGCCAGCAAGGCTAAACCTATCTCCCCGAAAGACAAACCCGTGTCCCCAAACAATAACGCTGGCACGCCCAAAGAAAGCGGCACACATCCAAAAGTGTATTCTTGTTACGTTTGCCATAAGAAATACACTTCTGCACATTCCCTGCGGGACCATGGGCGTATTCACACAGGTGAGAGGCCATACCCTTGTAACCAGTGTGGGCAGAGGTTCCGTGTAAAGCAGTTCCTGATATTACACTTGCGTAAAGCCCATGCGGACGTGTACGGAGGTGAGGAGAGCAGCGGAGACCTCTCCTGGACTGCACCAGTGGAGGAACCCATGGCAAACAGTGCAGAGCAGCAACCTGCCATCAAGTCAAAAGGTGAAGATGATCTACGAGCAAACGGCAACCTGAAGCAAATGACAGAAACAGACGGCCTGTTCCAATGCACAGTGTGTAAAATGCTGCTAAATTCACAGATTAGCCTCGTTCAACACATCCGCATCCATACAGGTGAGAAACCACTGAGCTGCGAAGTGTGGCAAAAAATTCCGCTGCCATCCCGTCTTGATCAGCCACTGGAGGTTCGCCCACCCGGGGAAGAAGTACTGGTGTGTGAAGCAATTAGAGACGATGGCAGAACTTAA
- the LOC106604859 gene encoding zinc finger protein 3 isoform X2 translates to MSEKVQKAFRVQLSSVMDSLLTAAVCEIAKIFEGSLNEQQEELTQKGDEISALMEKLKQAERRLKEGAKGGEDPDNTSGQTVSSVTAISETEVPDWCEPLQSEDSLIPPSKIKKENDWSCVDLRPLSVSLWRIPNIKIEAEDFDNHLLTALARSPPRKGLAAEWLLNRQLRDLPELSATGSGYSRVSVGRGQGLRKTHGRMLSMFEQENPEPQSNPEPQSNDLSNKYVLSHHTRQGKDSDLQNKHSEGSQGKMSDVVKKVGRRRKHFKMEPDADGQAVISGTDKSFSCKYCGKGFGREFGLSVHMRSHKKVKIKGTYKCPKCPKKFQYPSALSGHTRGSHEKGKPCSSVKEISDSVKYEVKPLSPSRAKPTSCDNKPLSASKAKPISPKDKPVSPNNNAGTPKESGTHPKVYSCYVCHKKYTSAHSLRDHGRIHTGERPYPCNQCGQRFRVKQFLILHLRKAHADVYGGEESSGDLSWTAPVEEPMANSAEQQPAIKSKGEDDLRANGNLKQMTETDGLFQCTVCKMLLNSQISLVQHIRIHTGEKPLSCEVWQKIPLPSRLDQPLEVRPPGEEVLVCEAIRDDGRT, encoded by the exons ATGTCGGAGAAGGTGCAGAAGGCCTTCAGGGTGCAGCTGTCCTCTGTCATGGACTCCCTGCTCACTGCTGCCGTGTGTGAGATCGCCAAGATCTTTGAGGGCAGTCTGAATGAGCAGCAGGAGGAGTTGACACAGAAAGGAGACGAGATCTCTGCATTGATGGAGAAGCTGAAGCAGGCAGAGAGGAGGTTGAAGGAGGGAGCAAAAGGAGGAGAGGACCCGGACAATACCTCTGGACAAACAGTCTCTTCCGTGACGGCAATTTCTGAGACAGAAG TACCCGATTGGTGCGAGCCCCTTCAGTCAGAAGATTCCTTAATTCCGCCCTCAAAGATCAAAAAGGAAAATGACTGGTCATGTGTGGACCTGCGACCACTGAGTGTGTCTCTATGGCGCATCCCTAACATCAAAATAGAG GCTGAAGATTTTGATAACCACCTGCTGACGGCCCTAGCCAGGAGTCCTCCACGAAAAG GGTTGGCTGCGGAGTGGTTGTTAAACAGACAGTTAAGAGACTTGCCTGAACTGAGTGCGACCGGGTCAGGGTACAGTCGTGTTTCAGTGGGTCGGGGCCAGGGGCTGAGGAAGACCCATGGTCGTATGCTGAGCATGTTCGAACAAGAAAACCCTGAACCCCAGAGCAACCCGGAACCCCAGAGCAACGACCTATCAAACAAGTATGTCTTAAGTCACCACACAAGACAAGGAAAAGATAGTGACTTACAAAACAAACACAGTGAGGGGAGTCAAGGGAAAATGAGTGACGTAGTGAAGAAGGTAGGAAGGAGAAGAAAGCATTTCAAAATGGAACCTGATGCGGACGGACAAGCGGTAATCAGTGGAACTGACAAGAGTTTCAGCTGCAAATACTGTGGGAAGGGCTTTGGCCGTGAGTTTGGTCTTTCTGTGCACATGAGGTCTCATAAAAAGGTGAAAATCAAGGGAACATACAAATGTCCTAAGTGTCCCAAAAAGTTTCAGTACCCAAGTGCTCTTAGTGGGCACACACGGGGCAGCCACGAGAAGGGGAAACCTTGCTCCAGCGTCAAAGAAATTTCAGACTCAGTCAAGTACGAAGTGAAACCCCTCTCCCCCAGCAGAGCCAAGCCTACTTCCTGCGACAACAAACCTCTCTCTGCCAGCAAGGCTAAACCTATCTCCCCGAAAGACAAACCCGTGTCCCCAAACAATAACGCTGGCACGCCCAAAGAAAGCGGCACACATCCAAAAGTGTATTCTTGTTACGTTTGCCATAAGAAATACACTTCTGCACATTCCCTGCGGGACCATGGGCGTATTCACACAGGTGAGAGGCCATACCCTTGTAACCAGTGTGGGCAGAGGTTCCGTGTAAAGCAGTTCCTGATATTACACTTGCGTAAAGCCCATGCGGACGTGTACGGAGGTGAGGAGAGCAGCGGAGACCTCTCCTGGACTGCACCAGTGGAGGAACCCATGGCAAACAGTGCAGAGCAGCAACCTGCCATCAAGTCAAAAGGTGAAGATGATCTACGAGCAAACGGCAACCTGAAGCAAATGACAGAAACAGACGGCCTGTTCCAATGCACAGTGTGTAAAATGCTGCTAAATTCACAGATTAGCCTCGTTCAACACATCCGCATCCATACAGGTGAGAAACCACTGAGCTGCGAAGTGTGGCAAAAAATTCCGCTGCCATCCCGTCTTGATCAGCCACTGGAGGTTCGCCCACCCGGGGAAGAAGTACTGGTGTGTGAAGCAATTAGAGACGATGGCAGAACTTAA